One window from the genome of Sulfuricurvum sp. IAE1 encodes:
- a CDS encoding DUF695 domain-containing protein, which translates to MIEFYELTDEEEIPFRCDVNMELSESAPQPERSWLLWLFVKASDPAEEGFVRFREELANKLQTELDAVFAGSLSKEGWIELYFYAPDAKRFENLSSEVMSAHGGFAYERGASRDTKWEMYLERLYPDAYALLRIQNRHTLEALEEAGDDHTIAREVEHYLFFQTKSALERVVSSLSSHGFSLKEEVGDNESDYAYGAVLVKTEPVTPEQVEETTAVLFDAALEQHGYYEGWSTVLAQ; encoded by the coding sequence ATGATCGAATTTTACGAACTTACCGACGAAGAGGAGATCCCATTCCGCTGCGACGTCAACATGGAACTCTCCGAAAGCGCCCCGCAACCTGAGAGAAGCTGGCTCCTATGGCTTTTTGTCAAAGCTTCCGATCCCGCAGAAGAGGGTTTCGTCCGTTTCCGCGAAGAACTGGCAAACAAGCTTCAAACGGAACTTGACGCCGTTTTCGCCGGTTCGTTGAGTAAGGAAGGGTGGATCGAACTCTATTTTTACGCTCCGGATGCCAAGCGGTTCGAAAACCTAAGTTCGGAGGTTATGAGCGCACACGGCGGATTTGCCTACGAACGGGGGGCATCGAGGGATACGAAGTGGGAAATGTATCTCGAACGCCTCTATCCCGATGCCTATGCACTGTTGCGTATTCAGAACCGCCATACCCTCGAAGCCCTCGAAGAAGCCGGGGACGACCACACGATCGCGCGTGAAGTCGAACATTATCTCTTTTTTCAGACGAAAAGCGCTCTGGAGCGGGTGGTTTCGTCTCTGTCGTCGCACGGGTTTTCACTCAAGGAGGAGGTCGGCGATAACGAGAGCGATTACGCCTACGGCGCCGTACTGGTTAAAACCGAGCCCGTAACTCCCGAACAGGTCGAAGAGACGACCGCGGTATTGTTTGACGCCGCACTCGAACAACACGGCTATTACGAGGGATGGAGCACGGTACTCGCCCAATGA
- a CDS encoding MFS transporter: MRGIWKTPGVFPYTLALFLNAFTDLGHKIIIQNTVFKIYDDQTQIVYTAILNALILLPFIFLYTPSGYISHRFSKVSVMRYGALAAVFITLLITYSYYQGWFWASFVLTLILAAQSAIYSPAKYGYIKEIAGEKGFAPLNALVQSSTTVAILSGIMAYTVLFETSLSSPYRDEADILRQIAPLGWLLVAGSMIEFWMTARLVNKGTSSGTRFDIKKYLNGYYLRKNWRLMRRKREIFDAIVYLSLFWSISQVILAAFGAYAKRTLGIDNTIVVQGLMALAAFGIIAGSFFASRMSRHYLHKGLIVAGALKMTVMLAILPLTHNLFIIGAVFFGFGVGGAMMIVSLNSLIQMKAPQPHLAYILSGNNWVQNLFMTSFLILTTLFAYAGWDSVTLFYAMFGVSAVLTYAVTGRYKDYFLWLIFENLLALRYNVIPVHTHNIPKNGAVLLLGNHVSWIDWILVQIGVERRIRYLMERSIYRKRFIRPIMELGEVIPVSQNGAKEAFKNARKRLQNGEIVGIFPEGSISPDGEIGTIYPGYRAIASAEGGVIVPFYIDGIYGSLFSRSKGRYVPSAGWFRRNVRIIYGEPLPIDTDPHTVYNALTRLKENYGTQQA; encoded by the coding sequence ATGAGGGGAATATGGAAAACCCCCGGGGTATTTCCCTATACCCTGGCACTGTTTCTCAATGCCTTCACCGACCTCGGGCACAAAATCATCATCCAAAACACCGTTTTCAAAATATACGACGACCAGACGCAAATCGTCTATACGGCGATTCTCAATGCACTGATTCTTCTGCCGTTCATTTTTCTTTATACCCCCTCAGGCTACATTTCACACCGTTTTTCAAAAGTATCGGTGATGCGTTACGGTGCGCTCGCTGCGGTTTTTATCACTTTGCTCATTACGTACAGCTATTATCAGGGGTGGTTTTGGGCATCGTTTGTCCTTACCCTCATCCTGGCCGCACAAAGTGCGATCTATTCTCCCGCTAAATACGGCTATATAAAGGAGATTGCCGGAGAGAAGGGGTTCGCCCCGCTTAACGCGCTCGTACAGTCCTCCACGACCGTTGCGATCCTCTCGGGGATCATGGCGTACACCGTTTTGTTTGAGACCTCGCTGAGCTCTCCGTATCGGGACGAAGCCGACATACTGCGCCAGATAGCCCCTCTTGGATGGTTGCTCGTCGCGGGAAGCATGATCGAGTTTTGGATGACGGCGCGCTTGGTAAATAAGGGCACATCTTCTGGCACACGGTTTGATATTAAAAAATATCTAAACGGCTATTATCTTCGCAAGAACTGGCGGCTGATGCGGCGCAAACGGGAGATTTTCGACGCGATCGTCTATCTTTCACTGTTCTGGTCGATTTCGCAGGTTATTCTCGCCGCGTTCGGCGCGTACGCCAAGCGGACGCTGGGGATAGACAATACGATCGTGGTGCAGGGGCTGATGGCACTCGCCGCATTCGGGATCATCGCAGGCTCTTTTTTCGCCTCGAGAATGTCACGTCACTATCTGCACAAAGGGCTGATCGTCGCCGGGGCGCTCAAAATGACGGTGATGCTGGCAATTTTGCCGCTGACCCATAATCTTTTTATTATCGGGGCGGTTTTTTTCGGATTCGGTGTCGGAGGTGCGATGATGATCGTTTCACTCAACTCGCTGATCCAGATGAAGGCTCCGCAGCCCCACCTGGCCTATATTCTCTCCGGAAATAACTGGGTTCAGAACCTGTTTATGACCTCGTTTTTGATTCTGACGACCCTGTTCGCCTATGCCGGATGGGATTCAGTGACTCTTTTTTATGCGATGTTCGGCGTGTCAGCCGTTTTGACCTATGCGGTAACGGGGCGTTACAAAGACTATTTTCTATGGCTTATTTTTGAAAATCTCCTGGCCCTGCGTTACAACGTCATTCCCGTTCATACCCACAACATACCCAAAAACGGGGCCGTGCTGCTGCTGGGGAACCATGTCAGCTGGATCGACTGGATTCTGGTCCAGATTGGGGTGGAACGCCGCATCCGCTACCTGATGGAACGCTCGATCTACCGAAAACGGTTCATTCGGCCGATCATGGAACTGGGGGAAGTGATCCCCGTCTCCCAAAACGGGGCGAAAGAAGCGTTTAAAAATGCCAGGAAGCGTCTTCAAAACGGCGAAATTGTCGGGATATTTCCCGAAGGTTCGATCAGCCCTGACGGAGAGATCGGGACCATATACCCCGGCTACCGTGCCATTGCCTCTGCCGAAGGGGGCGTAATAGTTCCGTTTTATATCGACGGTATCTACGGCAGTCTCTTTTCGCGCAGCAAAGGGCGGTATGTCCCTTCGGCCGGATGGTTCCGCCGTAACGTCCGGATCATATACGGAGAGCCGCTGCCGATCGATACCGATCCGCATACGGTGTATAATGCTCTTACACGATTAAAGGAGAATTATGGCACTCAACAAGCCTGA
- a CDS encoding diacylglycerol kinase — translation MALNKPEYTLFKNTRYALSGLAEVTRNEKSFRLQLLLFGWGMAVAWFLPLSFVHSAILSVSLFVPLIAEIINSAIERTVDLVTFEHHELAKRAKDAGAALVFLSLAMLGFVWGLVLLDAFCL, via the coding sequence ATGGCACTCAACAAGCCTGAATACACCCTGTTCAAAAATACGCGTTACGCATTGAGCGGTCTCGCCGAAGTGACCCGAAATGAAAAATCGTTCCGTCTCCAGCTCCTGTTGTTCGGATGGGGGATGGCTGTCGCATGGTTTTTACCCCTTTCGTTTGTCCACAGCGCGATCCTGAGCGTCTCACTCTTCGTTCCGCTCATCGCCGAGATCATCAACAGCGCTATCGAGCGTACCGTGGACCTGGTGACGTTCGAGCACCATGAACTGGCCAAAAGAGCCAAAGACGCCGGAGCAGCGCTGGTTTTTTTGTCGCTGGCGATGCTTGGATTCGTTTGGGGGCTCGTTTTGCTGGACGCATTTTGCCTCTAA
- the amrB gene encoding AmmeMemoRadiSam system protein B translates to MKLRTMSVSGSFYPSSAGEIVAMIDRFNAILAEHPEIEERYNALTGRAVIVPHAGWVYSGFTANIAHRILAQSGIDTLLVIGPSHRVGFEGASLCTYEHYQTPLGELNMDTALIDALRGKFSLACLPEAHREHSTEVQMPFIKHYLPHVRIAELVYGHAHPSAIAPVIEYVLGVKNSGVVISTDLSHYYTLEHAKRLDAVCLEAIRSENPSLLHRGCEACGIVGVEAMLDVARRKGLESVLLDYRTSADASGDRSRVVGYASALFRGV, encoded by the coding sequence ATGAAACTTCGCACCATGAGCGTCTCGGGAAGCTTTTACCCCTCTTCAGCCGGGGAAATCGTTGCAATGATCGACCGGTTCAACGCCATTTTAGCCGAACATCCCGAAATCGAAGAACGTTATAACGCATTGACCGGGCGTGCCGTGATCGTACCGCATGCGGGATGGGTCTATTCGGGTTTCACCGCCAACATCGCCCATCGCATTCTCGCACAATCGGGTATCGATACCCTCCTCGTCATCGGTCCTTCCCATCGGGTCGGATTTGAAGGGGCCAGCCTTTGTACCTACGAACACTATCAGACGCCGCTGGGCGAATTGAACATGGATACCGCATTGATCGACGCTTTGCGCGGGAAATTTTCCCTTGCCTGTTTACCGGAGGCACACCGCGAGCACAGTACCGAAGTACAGATGCCGTTTATCAAACACTATCTGCCTCATGTACGTATCGCCGAACTCGTCTACGGGCATGCCCATCCCTCAGCGATCGCTCCGGTGATCGAATACGTCCTTGGGGTGAAAAACAGCGGTGTCGTCATCAGTACCGATCTAAGCCACTACTACACCCTCGAACATGCCAAACGGCTTGATGCAGTATGCCTTGAAGCGATCCGGAGCGAAAATCCGTCGCTGCTTCATCGCGGATGCGAAGCGTGCGGAATCGTCGGCGTCGAAGCGATGCTCGACGTCGCTCGGCGCAAAGGTCTTGAAAGCGTCCTGCTCGATTATCGTACCAGCGCCGACGCGAGCGGCGACCGCTCGCGTGTCGTCGGTTACGCCAGCGCCCTTTTCCGTGGCGTTTAA
- the amrS gene encoding AmmeMemoRadiSam system radical SAM enzyme, protein MQYYLPKDGRITCLLCRHYCTLSEGQIGMCHVEKNVGGRLECLVYGHPAAVHIDPIEKKPLFHFLPRSSSFSLGTIGCNLRCPFCQNWQISQSGDIDTSITLPPEEAARLAAERGCESVSYTYNEPAVWYPYAKDIGTEAKKRGLRNVFVSSGFESDEVSHDLKGWLDATNIDLKSFDPLYYRKTLKASLEGVQETLKTMVRLGIWVEVTTLIVPGHNDKEHELRGIARFIAEELGPHVPWHISAFHPDYKMNDTPPTSVSLMEKVRQWGKEAGLYYVYLGNVPRAAQTRCPECDTLLIERFGFDTTYFALDDGHCPHCRRAIEGVWK, encoded by the coding sequence ATGCAGTATTATCTCCCTAAAGACGGGCGTATTACCTGCCTGTTATGCCGACATTACTGTACCCTCAGCGAAGGGCAGATCGGCATGTGTCACGTCGAAAAAAATGTGGGCGGTCGCCTCGAATGCCTGGTTTACGGTCATCCGGCGGCGGTTCATATCGACCCGATCGAAAAAAAGCCCCTCTTTCACTTCCTGCCCCGCTCGTCAAGTTTTTCGCTCGGAACTATCGGATGCAATCTGCGTTGCCCGTTTTGCCAAAATTGGCAGATATCCCAAAGCGGCGACATCGATACTTCAATTACCCTTCCCCCCGAAGAAGCGGCACGTCTGGCCGCCGAGCGGGGTTGTGAATCGGTCAGCTACACTTACAACGAACCGGCCGTATGGTACCCTTATGCCAAAGATATCGGTACGGAAGCGAAAAAACGGGGGCTCAGAAACGTTTTTGTCTCCAGCGGATTCGAGTCCGATGAGGTTAGCCACGACCTCAAAGGGTGGCTGGATGCAACCAATATCGATCTCAAAAGTTTCGATCCGCTCTATTATCGAAAAACCCTAAAAGCATCTCTTGAAGGGGTTCAGGAGACCCTCAAGACAATGGTTCGGCTGGGGATCTGGGTCGAAGTCACCACACTGATCGTTCCGGGGCATAACGACAAAGAACACGAATTGCGCGGCATCGCCCGTTTTATCGCCGAAGAACTCGGCCCCCACGTCCCGTGGCACATCAGTGCTTTTCATCCCGACTACAAAATGAACGATACACCGCCCACATCCGTTTCTTTGATGGAAAAGGTACGGCAGTGGGGAAAAGAAGCGGGTCTGTATTACGTCTATCTGGGAAACGTCCCTCGCGCCGCCCAGACGCGATGCCCCGAATGCGATACACTGCTGATCGAGCGGTTCGGATTCGATACGACCTATTTTGCTTTGGATGACGGGCATTGTCCGCACTGCCGTCGCGCTATTGAGGGGGTATGGAAATGA
- a CDS encoding saccharopine dehydrogenase family protein — MATALIIGAGGVGRVVAHKCVMNNHIFDRIILASRTLKRCEEIQSELPAGAIEIDTVDADKTDEVIALIQKYNPAILINVALPYQDLAIMDACIATKTPYLDTANYEHPDEAKFEYKLQWARDEKFKEAGIMGLLGSGFDPGATNVFCAYAQKHYFDEIHTIDILDCNAGDHGYPFATNFNPEINLREVSAKGRYWENGEWIETAPMEIMQVWDYPEVGPKDSYLLYHEEMESLVKHIKGLKRIRFFMTFGQSYLTHMRCLENVGMLGIEPVEHQGMKIVPIEFLKTLLPDPASLGPRTKGKTNIGIVAEGLKDGKKRKIYIYQVKDHEECYREVKSQGVSYTTGVPAVIGAKLMVQGVWSGKGVFNMEQLDPDPFMDEMNTQGLPWNVIEMDV; from the coding sequence GTGGCAACAGCACTTATTATCGGCGCCGGCGGAGTAGGGCGCGTAGTGGCACACAAATGTGTCATGAACAACCACATTTTCGATCGGATCATTTTGGCAAGCCGTACTCTCAAGCGGTGTGAAGAGATCCAAAGCGAACTCCCCGCGGGTGCGATCGAAATCGATACCGTCGATGCGGACAAGACCGACGAAGTGATCGCTCTCATCCAAAAATACAATCCGGCCATCCTTATCAACGTTGCGCTTCCGTATCAGGATCTGGCAATCATGGATGCGTGTATCGCGACCAAAACCCCCTATCTCGACACCGCCAACTACGAGCACCCGGACGAGGCCAAATTCGAGTATAAACTCCAGTGGGCCCGCGATGAAAAGTTTAAAGAAGCGGGAATCATGGGGTTGTTGGGCAGCGGATTCGACCCTGGTGCGACCAACGTTTTTTGTGCGTATGCCCAGAAACACTATTTCGACGAGATCCACACCATCGACATCCTCGACTGTAACGCTGGCGATCACGGCTATCCGTTCGCGACCAACTTCAACCCCGAGATCAACCTGCGCGAAGTGAGTGCAAAAGGGCGTTACTGGGAGAACGGCGAGTGGATCGAAACCGCACCGATGGAGATCATGCAGGTATGGGATTACCCCGAAGTGGGCCCGAAAGACAGCTATCTTCTCTATCACGAAGAGATGGAATCGCTCGTCAAACACATTAAAGGGCTCAAGCGGATCCGCTTTTTCATGACGTTCGGCCAAAGCTACCTTACCCACATGCGCTGCCTTGAAAACGTCGGGATGCTGGGGATCGAGCCGGTCGAACACCAGGGAATGAAGATCGTACCGATCGAGTTTTTGAAAACGTTGCTTCCCGACCCTGCGTCGCTCGGACCGCGCACCAAAGGAAAAACCAATATCGGTATTGTCGCCGAAGGTCTCAAAGACGGCAAAAAACGGAAAATCTACATTTATCAGGTCAAAGACCACGAAGAGTGCTATCGTGAGGTTAAATCGCAAGGCGTGTCGTATACGACCGGCGTTCCTGCGGTTATCGGTGCAAAACTGATGGTCCAGGGGGTCTGGAGCGGGAAAGGCGTCTTTAACATGGAACAGCTCGATCCCGATCCGTTCATGGACGAGATGAACACCCAGGGACTCCCCTGGAACGTTATCGAGATGGACGTTTAA
- the hemH gene encoding ferrochelatase → MKEAIVLLNMGGPNNLGEVEMFLRNMFNDPNIIRTKSTLLRKFIAGMITLTRTEKSQEIYRRIGGKSPLVGHTRSLCEKLQQAVGNDVIVDFAMRYTPPLAEEVCERLKSAGVEKTYLIPLYPQYSTTTTLSSLEDFERTAHRIGWNVIFSEIKHFFAHATYNRCVVERIREALAGSDPREYDIVFSAHGLPQKVVDEGDPYQRHVIAHVKLIRELMETEGLDFRNVRLAYQSKVGPMKWLEPSLGEMLESMENKKVLIVPIAFTIDNSETDFELSIEYAEIAHELGFEKYRVSRCPNDHPMFVQALVELYEKMK, encoded by the coding sequence ATGAAAGAAGCAATCGTACTGCTTAATATGGGCGGCCCCAACAACCTTGGAGAAGTGGAGATGTTTTTACGAAACATGTTCAACGATCCGAACATTATACGGACGAAAAGCACGCTTCTTCGAAAATTCATAGCGGGGATGATTACGCTGACCCGTACCGAAAAATCCCAAGAAATTTACCGTCGTATCGGCGGGAAGTCACCGTTGGTAGGGCATACGCGTTCATTGTGCGAGAAACTGCAACAGGCCGTAGGCAATGACGTGATTGTCGATTTCGCGATGCGCTATACACCGCCGCTGGCCGAAGAGGTATGCGAACGGCTCAAATCGGCCGGGGTTGAAAAAACATATCTCATCCCCCTTTATCCGCAGTATTCGACGACGACGACCCTCTCCTCGCTGGAAGATTTCGAACGTACGGCCCACCGGATCGGCTGGAACGTCATTTTCAGCGAGATCAAACATTTTTTCGCCCATGCGACCTATAACCGCTGCGTTGTCGAGCGGATCCGCGAAGCGCTGGCGGGATCGGATCCCCGCGAGTACGACATCGTCTTTTCGGCGCACGGGCTGCCCCAAAAAGTGGTGGACGAGGGTGATCCCTACCAGCGCCATGTTATCGCACACGTCAAACTGATCAGGGAGTTGATGGAGACGGAAGGTCTTGATTTTAGAAACGTCCGCCTGGCCTATCAGTCAAAAGTCGGCCCCATGAAATGGCTCGAACCTTCCCTGGGTGAAATGCTCGAATCGATGGAGAACAAAAAAGTGCTGATCGTTCCTATCGCTTTCACGATCGACAATTCCGAAACCGATTTCGAACTTTCGATCGAATATGCCGAAATCGCACACGAGTTGGGGTTTGAAAAGTACCGCGTATCCCGCTGCCCCAACGATCATCCCATGTTCGTTCAGGCGCTCGTCGAACTGTACGAAAAAATGAAGTAA
- the nspC gene encoding carboxynorspermidine decarboxylase gives MAIDFSLLPHTPCYICEEELLERNLLTLDRVQRESGAKIILALKGFAMWSTFDQVGKYLHGCTASGLHEAKLAREKMNKEVHTYSPAFKDEDIDEIARISDDIVFNSPSQFHRYYERVKRINPSIKVSLRVNPEYSSSPVDLYNPCGLYSRLGTTLANFDESIFSKLDGLNFHALCEQNVDALEGVLEAFESKFGSFIDGLQYVNFGGGHHITRVDYDVDRLIEVIRSFRERHNGITVYLEPGEAVGWQTGPLVASVLDIVRNGMDIAILDTSAEAHMPDTLAMPYRAMVRGSGEAGEKAYTYRFGGNTCLAGDIMGDYSFDEPLKVGDKIVFEDQIHYTFVKNTTFNGIKLPSLAIWTKTGELKIVHEFGYEDYRNRLS, from the coding sequence ATGGCGATCGATTTTTCCCTCCTCCCCCATACCCCCTGTTACATCTGCGAAGAGGAACTCCTTGAACGGAACCTTTTGACCCTCGATCGAGTCCAGCGCGAGTCGGGTGCAAAAATTATTTTGGCGCTCAAGGGCTTTGCGATGTGGTCGACGTTCGATCAGGTGGGAAAATACCTTCACGGATGTACGGCCAGCGGGCTTCATGAAGCCAAGCTTGCCCGAGAAAAGATGAACAAGGAGGTACATACCTATTCGCCGGCGTTCAAAGACGAGGATATCGACGAGATTGCCCGCATCAGCGACGACATCGTTTTCAACTCTCCCTCGCAGTTCCATCGCTATTACGAACGTGTCAAACGGATCAATCCTTCAATCAAGGTATCGCTCAGGGTTAACCCCGAATACTCTTCAAGTCCCGTAGACCTGTACAATCCCTGCGGTCTGTACAGCCGGTTGGGGACGACGCTTGCCAATTTCGACGAGAGTATCTTCAGCAAACTTGACGGGCTCAATTTTCATGCGTTGTGCGAACAGAACGTCGATGCACTCGAAGGGGTGCTCGAAGCGTTCGAATCGAAATTCGGCTCGTTCATCGACGGCTTGCAATACGTCAATTTCGGGGGCGGACACCACATTACGCGTGTTGATTACGATGTTGATCGGCTGATCGAAGTGATTCGCTCGTTCCGAGAGCGCCACAACGGCATTACCGTCTATCTTGAACCCGGCGAAGCAGTGGGCTGGCAGACGGGGCCGCTGGTGGCTTCGGTTTTGGATATCGTCCGTAACGGTATGGATATTGCCATCCTCGATACCTCGGCCGAAGCGCATATGCCCGATACATTGGCAATGCCTTACCGGGCTATGGTGCGCGGTTCGGGCGAGGCGGGCGAGAAAGCCTACACCTACCGTTTCGGCGGGAATACCTGCCTGGCAGGGGACATCATGGGGGATTACTCGTTTGATGAACCGTTGAAGGTGGGGGATAAAATCGTATTTGAAGACCAGATCCATTATACGTTTGTCAAAAATACGACCTTCAACGGGATCAAGCTCCCTTCTCTGGCCATATGGACGAAAACGGGAGAACTCAAGATCGTGCACGAATTCGGCTACGAGGATTACCGAAACCGTCTCTCCTGA
- a CDS encoding HAD family hydrolase: MQKIVIFDMDGTLIDSGNDITHSVNYVRQERYALSPMSVQAVVDAINAPSRNLAEIFYGTVLYEPEAKELFESHYYDQCIKNVSAYNGIIEVLETLRGANARMGVATNAPGMFARRMLSHLGLEGYFELIVGADDVEQPKPHPQMIRRHLDHCGYRPGTDRAWMIGDNAKDMEAACNAGIEAVFAAWGFAAIADAHPIAREPSEILRLIG; encoded by the coding sequence ATGCAGAAAATCGTTATCTTCGACATGGACGGAACGCTTATCGATTCGGGGAATGACATCACCCATTCGGTCAATTACGTCCGGCAGGAACGTTATGCGCTCTCACCGATGAGCGTACAGGCCGTGGTCGATGCGATCAACGCCCCGAGCCGGAACCTGGCCGAGATTTTTTACGGTACCGTCCTCTATGAGCCTGAAGCGAAAGAACTTTTCGAAAGCCATTATTACGATCAGTGCATCAAGAATGTCAGCGCTTACAACGGGATCATCGAGGTCCTCGAAACCCTGCGCGGGGCAAATGCGCGGATGGGGGTGGCGACCAACGCCCCTGGGATGTTCGCGCGCCGGATGCTCTCCCATCTGGGACTAGAGGGGTATTTTGAACTGATCGTCGGCGCGGACGACGTAGAGCAGCCAAAACCTCATCCGCAGATGATCCGCCGGCATCTCGATCATTGTGGATACCGTCCGGGTACGGATCGTGCTTGGATGATCGGAGACAATGCAAAAGACATGGAAGCGGCCTGCAATGCGGGAATCGAAGCGGTATTCGCAGCCTGGGGATTTGCCGCGATCGCCGATGCGCATCCGATCGCGCGTGAACCTTCGGAAATTTTGCGTTTGATCGGCTAA
- the amrA gene encoding AmmeMemoRadiSam system protein A has translation MSSSIYVHVARAAIQSRLEGSHLDKNVFLSDEPALAHNGACFVTLNLRGRLRGCIGSLIAYRPLIDDLIANAEAAAFRDPRFPPLSSAEFDETDVEVSLLSEPRQIYYRDADDLKAMIRPHIDGVILRSGSHQATFLPQVWDELNDFKRFFAQLGRKAALGDNPLSYHPEVYVYQVRKFAEEG, from the coding sequence ATGAGTTCCTCGATCTATGTACACGTTGCACGCGCAGCGATCCAATCGCGACTTGAAGGGTCGCATCTCGATAAAAACGTTTTTCTCTCCGACGAGCCGGCATTGGCACACAACGGTGCTTGCTTCGTCACACTCAACCTCCGCGGACGGCTGCGCGGATGCATCGGTTCGCTGATCGCCTACAGGCCTTTGATCGACGATTTGATCGCCAATGCGGAAGCCGCCGCGTTCCGCGATCCCAGGTTTCCCCCTCTTTCATCGGCCGAATTCGATGAAACGGATGTCGAAGTTTCCCTTTTGAGTGAACCCCGGCAAATCTATTATCGCGATGCCGACGATCTCAAAGCGATGATCCGTCCGCACATTGACGGGGTTATCCTGCGAAGCGGAAGCCATCAGGCGACTTTTTTGCCCCAGGTATGGGATGAACTGAATGATTTCAAGCGTTTTTTCGCTCAGCTGGGGCGTAAAGCCGCGCTGGGCGACAATCCCCTCTCCTACCATCCCGAAGTCTATGTCTATCAGGTCCGTAAATTCGCAGAGGAGGGTTGA
- a CDS encoding EAL and HDOD domain-containing protein, which produces MDTYIGRQPIFDTDGRCIAYELLYRNAIDSAGAHFSDDGKATARVMINLVHNIGLSAIIGERLGFINVDENIVMSDLMHSLPKEKFVFEILEYTRVTPEFIDKVADLHAMGYRFALDDFSCANENIDYFRRLFPYVEIVKIDLLATDYDHIETIVEKFRDYNVKLLAEKVEDIAVFERCSKAGFYYFQGYFFEKPTVIAGKKIEPSVANALDLINTLHASDDIHKVCEKFALCPELTYNLLRYINSAEFNFHQEITSVRQILQMLGPSRLRSWLGLFLYSDAEDRRFSEAIIEAAKFRANLMYRLVHAHGRPEMADEAFLTGSLSLIDTFLQMSMEEVIDNIQLRESTTDALLKREGYLGKFLSIAEKLETSEKIHTLIDNLAPKINLTPGRLYAIYTEALNNNTFEK; this is translated from the coding sequence ATGGATACTTACATTGGCAGACAGCCGATTTTCGACACGGACGGCAGATGCATCGCATACGAGCTGCTTTACCGCAACGCGATCGATTCGGCAGGAGCCCATTTCAGCGACGACGGCAAGGCGACCGCGCGTGTGATGATCAATCTTGTCCACAACATCGGCCTTTCAGCGATCATCGGTGAGCGGCTTGGCTTTATCAACGTGGACGAAAACATCGTCATGAGCGACCTGATGCATTCGCTGCCCAAGGAGAAATTCGTTTTCGAAATTCTCGAATACACCCGTGTCACTCCCGAATTCATCGATAAAGTTGCCGATCTGCACGCGATGGGATACCGTTTTGCGCTGGACGATTTCAGCTGCGCGAACGAAAACATCGACTATTTCCGGCGTTTGTTCCCCTACGTCGAGATTGTCAAAATAGACCTTCTGGCAACCGATTACGATCATATCGAAACAATCGTCGAAAAATTCCGCGACTATAACGTCAAACTGCTGGCCGAAAAAGTAGAGGACATCGCTGTGTTCGAACGGTGTTCAAAAGCGGGATTTTACTATTTTCAGGGCTATTTTTTCGAAAAACCGACAGTTATCGCGGGCAAAAAAATCGAACCTTCGGTGGCCAACGCGCTGGATCTGATCAATACCCTCCATGCGAGCGACGACATTCACAAGGTATGCGAAAAATTCGCGCTGTGTCCCGAGCTGACCTATAACCTTCTGCGCTACATCAATTCGGCGGAATTTAATTTTCACCAGGAGATCACGAGCGTCCGCCAGATTCTGCAGATGCTTGGTCCCTCACGGCTTCGTTCATGGCTGGGTCTCTTTTTATATTCGGATGCCGAAGACCGGCGTTTCAGCGAAGCGATCATCGAAGCGGCGAAATTCCGGGCCAACCTGATGTATCGCCTCGTCCATGCCCACGGGCGTCCGGAAATGGCGGATGAAGCGTTTTTGACCGGTAGCCTCTCCCTGATCGATACGTTCTTGCAAATGAGCATGGAAGAGGTGATCGACAATATCCAGTTACGCGAATCGACCACCGACGCTCTGCTCAAACGCGAAGGGTACCTCGGAAAATTTCTCTCCATCGCCGAAAAACTGGAGACAAGTGAAAAAATTCATACGCTGATCGACAACCTGGCACCGAAAATCAACCTGACACCCGGCCGTCTGTACGCAATTTACACTGAAGCGCTGAACAATAATACTTTTGAAAAATGA